GTGGGTGAGCAGCACAGGGAGAAGTGTTCGTCAGGaagaagtggaggaggaagttgagaaggaagaagtggaggaggggtagaggagaggagagaaaacAAAGGTAAATGGATCTTTTGTTaacacatgtgctaaaatttagcctcccatccaaacaccccaaagaaagtttagcactctatttgagggggttaaattttaacctaggactaaactttaacccctcCCTACAACGGAGTAGAGACTTTGGACGACCGCTGAAGAGTACAGCACGTACGTGCGCGCGGCACGGCATCTAGCCGCGCAGTGACCAGTAGTGAGAAAGCTGATGAGGTAGGTAGGCTATTGCCACGCCTACTCCTCAGTAGCCAGTAGGGTGGGGATGCGCCGGGGCATGCCGCATCGCATGGGAGGAGGGCGACAGGTCCATGTCCCGTCTGGGGCTTCCTGGGCTCATGATTAGCCGCCCGCTGCCTGCCTCGCATGCACGCGCCTTGGCTCGGCGCACCTGTCACCTGCCATCCCCAACACCCAGTGCGCGCTGATGCTGCGTGCGTGTTCCTTTCGTCCCCGTCCAGGCCGGCCCGTGCCTCCGCTCCGGCAATCATGCCCTCGCCAAAAggaaccggccggccggccagccaacATGGAGCCACAGGGCCGGCCGTGGCCGACTGGCCGGGGCACGAGCGAACAGCTGGCTAGCGCGACATGCTACGCCCGGCCTCCCTGCTCCCGGTGCTTCTCTGTTCAGGCAGGGGCAGGCTGGGTCGGCCTAGAGCCACGCTCTACACCGGCCGGCGGCAGTGGAGTTATCGTCCCGCCCGTCAAGCtaggcatcatcatcatctgccCCGTGAGGAATAAATCCGTGCACGCGCGTCTTGTAACCTCACCCGGGGTCTGCCGGGCTGTTGGTGATTCTTGCGCAAACACGGGCAGATGTTGGAAACGAGAACAGGCATGTTAGCGCTAGTGACACGGTACGGAACCTCGCTGTCCCGCAACATCACGCACGCGCGCCCTTTTCCCCGGCGGCCAtcatgccggccggccggccggccgctgaTGGATTGGCCAGGTAAGGCCGTAAGGGAGTGGGGCTCCATCGATTGCACCGGTGAAAACACGCTGGCTGACGAAGACAACACGGGAGGCCGCGGGGGCCGCCGGGGAGCTAGCGGCCCGCGCTTTCCGTCCAGTCCAGTCTAATCCAATCCGACACCCAATCCGTCGGTTCCAAAAAGCGAGCACCGCTAACTCCAAGGGAGCAGACACCAGAGCAGTACGGCACATCTCCCAGATTAGCTTTTGCATTTGCCGCTCTTGTCGCGCCAATCAAATCGAGCCACAAGAACCCTAGCGCGCTTTCGCGCACGGCGCGGGCAGACGGCACCGCGAGGCAAGAGGGATGCGAGTCAGCGAGCGCGAGCCTACAGGCGAAAGAAAGCGGAAGAGACCTGCGACCCCAGTTGGCAGATCCGATGTTGGCTGCCGCCGGGCCGGGAGAACggccggtgggcggtggcgatGTCTCGGTGTGCACGCGGACGCGGCGCAGGTACTTGTGCTGGTGACacacgcctgcgccgcctgcgTGTCTCCTACCAGGATACGTTTTGTACGCTCAGCTGTTGGTTCTTGGTTGGTCTACTTTTTGTATTGAAGTATAATTAGAGGGGACAACTTTCTTGGATAGGCTGGATGGGTGGACGAGGTGCATGCTATGGATTCGCTAGATGTGTTTTCTTGTCCTTGATGATGAAAGCGATTTCATGGAACGTCTTGATGGCCATCTCGCTTCCGATGTTTATGTGCTTCTGGCGCAACGCCCCACCAACAGGCTGTAACGTTTCAATCCTTCCTTACTCCCTTGCGTCGTTTTTCTTCGTTTGAGTTTCTCGATTGCGTCGATTGAGCTTGAGGGCAGATCACCGGACCACGATTACGCACAATTGCCACCGGGCGCCACGCGGTCTGCTTCACTTTGCTCCGCATCTTccgcttttctttttcctggtcTTTTCGTTGCAGGCCGATCCTGCCAGTCCTACTTTACCAAATATAGCCCGGCCCATAAATATCCGTTGCACGTCGAAGCAGCCCGGCCCAATCATACCATGCGACAGACAAAAGACAAGAGACCATATAGAACCGGGCTCTGGCTTTCTTTCTCGACGACGACCCACAGATGTCCCCAAACGCAAGCATCATCAGTCAACAACGAATGAACGAAAATGGCCTCATCACCCAGACAAGAGGCACCACAATATGATACAAAACAATGCACGCGCATGAAACGCAACTAAATCGAATCAATTATGGTGTCATCGAGGTAAAGGAACGATGACATCAGTTGCTATATGTACAGGAATTACAGGATCAGCAATCTAGCAACTGCAAAAGATCAATCACGGCAGACAATTTTACATCTACTGGATCAGAGGCTGTATGTACATGGGGCTAGGGAGGGTCAGGTCAGAATGTCGCACACGGATTCTATTCAGGTTCGAAGAGCATCCCTGCTCGGCGGGAATACCGCGGTGGCTGGGCTGCATTGCCGGCTCCTCTTGGGCTCTGATATCCTCACCTGTGTTATTGCTGTCGTCAGTGCATCAACTATACCACATTCATCCTGCTCCTCAGAGTTGTCACTTGAGGATTCTGAAGATGAAGACTCGCAGCAAGACCTAACTCTTTCCCAGTCAACCATGGGCGCTGCTGCAGCCTTATTAGTGCTCCATAGGGTTGAGAATTCTGCCTTCAATGGGCATTCATTGTAGAATAAGACCCAGGGGTGCCCTGCATTCAAAGGCATAGCGAAAACCAGAATTAGAATCGCATAACAAAGAGCATCACATGCAAGGAAAACAAAATGGTGTTTGAACTTACGGAGAACATCAGCGGCAGCAAATCGTGAAGAGGCATCCCGATCAAGCATTTTGCTTATGAGATCACGAGCAAGAAGCGATACCGATCCCCACTGATCACTGTGAAAATCAAGCTCGACTGTCTTTATTGCTTTAAAGATAGCTTCAACACAGTTGCCTTGAAATGGAAGTGTGCCCATCAGTAGCACATGCAGAACCACTCCAGCAGCCCATATATCTACTTTCTGCGAGTAATCTCCGAGTAGAATCTCAGGTGCCATGTAGGCAGGGCTCCCGGCAACACCAGTCAATTTCTGGCCTGCTCACAGTTGAGAAACAAATTATTAGAATCCAACCTGCAGCCAGCATATAAGAACACTAAAAACTACATACATtaagaaaaagataaaatagGTAAGTATACAAAATCCAAATGCCATATATACTAATATATATCAGAAGGAAAAACGTCCACTTTGTGCTCTGATTATTGCTTAGCCAAATCAGCATCATTATACCTTTATCAGAATGTTCtagaaatagaaattataattATCATATACCAGAAAACAGAATTATGTTCTGACGTAATAGAAGAATAATGATACGACAAACTTAAGCGCATTGCAAGTGATGAAAAGCAGGAACAATTCAGGCAAATGTAATAACTTCATGGTTTCACACATAGTTTTACAGCAAATACAAAACACATTAGTGTTAGTCTGATCACATACACAAGGAAGATACTCTTGTCAATAAAATATTAGACATTTTGCCACCCCTTGATGAGCAAACATTTTTTTGTCTTAAAATGATGATAACCTTGATGGTTGATTGCTGGTCCATAGGCTGCTATATCTAGCTCATGCCAATACCTTAAAACTTCTTAAAACCACATGAAAGATAATAACCATGACCTGACTACCTGACCATCATGCTGCCATTCTATTGAAGCTGTCAAGTGTCAACACACACATCCAGAACTCCATGGGAATAACAACTAGCTTTGGATGACACCAACTCAACTGCGACTACCAAATAGCACCACTTGGACTCTTGACCGACCTAACAAAACAAGACGACACAGTCAATGAACACCAGAGTACCAGATACGAAGTGATGACTGAAAACACAACTCATACATTTGAAATCCCTTATAAAATGATTTAACATGCTACTGACGAATGCAGATGTGATTGGATTACAAATGGATGCTCCAGAAAAACCAGAAACCCTGCAATAAACCTAGTCGTGTGTGTGGACAAGCCAAATAAATCGTTCTTCCCAAATGCTAATTTCAAACATAACGACGAAACACTAGTGATTACAACACCTTAAGCATCTGATGAAATGATATCTTCCACCGCTCAATGCATTATGCTTCCCATCGATTTAAACTACAGTTCTCTTCTCTCCAAAGCACAATGAACTAAAACCAAAAGCCCAAATTCTATTCAAATGCTCATATTACTCTCTAGCAATTCTAGTTCATTGTCAGGCAGCATTTCGATCTGCCAGCATTTTAAAGGAACTACATTGTCAAAACAGAATCATAACGAGTAGTCACCCCACAAGATGATGCATGCTAATCTACACACCAAACTTAGGTGGCAATCTTTGTAGTCACTTACCATCAGCCACTCGCACGGCCAGTCCAAAATCTGCGAGTTTCAACCTTCCGGCCTTGGTGAGCAGAACATTATCCGGTTTAATATCCCTGTGCACGACGCCCATCTCGTGGCAGTACTCAAGCACGGTCATGAGCTCCCTGATCACATAGGCGGCGCGGCGCTCCGAGAGCCTCCCCTCCCTGGCCACCTCGTcgaggaggcggccgccgcggcagagcTCCATGACGAGGTAGAAGGTGTCGGCGTCCTCGAAGACGGCCCTGAGCGTTACGATGCCCGGGTGGCCCGAGAGGTGCTGCATGATCTCCACCTCGCGGTGCGCCGTCTCCCCGGCGTTCTTGGGCAGCGCCTTGCACGcgaactcctcctcgccccCGGCCTTGGCGCGGCAGACGCGGACGGACCCGAACTTGCCGTGCCCGATCTCCTCCCCGAGGTCGTACTCGCTCTCCAGCCGCTTCCGCCGCCCGATCCGCGTGGCGGAGTCGATGCAGCCCACCTTCCGCTTCAGCCCGCGGCCAGGGAGGAcccccgccgacgccgacgcgccgctcgccgcgggggCCGTCATCACCACGGCGGGGGGGCCCGCGGTAGCGCCGGCGCGGGGGGGCTGGTGCGGGTCGGACCCGCGGCAGGCGCGCTTGCGGGAGGCTAAATCTTGGAGGGACCTGGCGGCGGAGCACGCCGGGGGCGCGCCCTTGCGCTTCCGCGGCACCGGCTCCATGGCGCGCGCGGACGGAGGATCGGAGACTCTCCCACTCCTAGCTCGCGTTCCTGCGCCGCCTGCGGCTCCGGTGCATCGCGCGTCGGCGACGACGGAGGGAAGTGGGGCGGATCGGAGGAGCGATGGGATGGAGACGGATCGCGGGGCGCGGCTCGGCGGGTGGGGGCTCGGAGGGAGAGATGTGGCGTCGAGGTGACGCAACGGACGAGTCTTTTTTGGGGGGCACTAGTGGGAGCGGGGGCGCGAGCACGAGCGCGTGACTGGGTGGTGTCGGGCGCAACCGAcgcgggtcggcggcggcgtggcgtgtCGCGCGGCGAAGCTACGAGAGGTTTCTTTTGTGGTTTTTGTGGTCCTGGGCCGCGCAAGGCCCATGTGAGGTCGGAGTGAGTGACGGCGCTTGTTAGAAAAAAGTCAATTTCGGGCAGCCCGAAACGGCGTCTGGTTGCAGTTTGCAAACCACGAGGAAGCTTTTGTGAACGGCGCTGCCCGGAAAGCAAATGCCTAGCACGACCTCGGGTCATCAAACGACAGAAATCACATCAATAATGTTCCCTATCTTCACGGTCCACgaaaggaaaaacaaaacaaagtacTCGAGGCGACAAAAAAAAGTCCACGTAAAAGTAACATAACTGTAGCAATTATCGTTGTAGGGGAAAAAAATCGCATCATGCAACAAGCCAAATTCATATCAAGTTTGATTCAACATTCACAATGATGAAAGAGCAAATGGAACATATAGACAAGTTGACGCTACACAGCATTTCATATTAACAGAACATCTTTAAATCATAACTGCAACACCACACTAATTAGAACATCATAATTTATTTATTGCAAACATAACAAATTATAAGATAATCAGAGCCGACGTACGTAGCATATCTTTTAGAAGGATGCACAATAGCCACTCGTTGACATCTCAAGGAGCAAGGACACAGCTTGCACTCTCGAATTGCTAATGCACAACCTCCTTTGTGATGGCATTATAATAGTCGATCGAAATCCAAACTATTCGGATGACACTTGTTGAACAATGGATTAACTGCTTTTGGCGCACTTGGATCTAGAGAGCGAGAGTCGAGGCGGAGTTTTGTGATCACAGGGGTGCATTAAAAATAGTGTTGACCCTCAACCATTAAGAATTAATACCACACCTCCTAACCTAAGATCAGTGTTTAAACTCAGCAAGCTACCAagggggtgctcgaggtagtaTTTAGTGTGTGGAATTCGCTAAGATtagaaactcgaaggtgaactcgaacatacaatttagacaggtttgatctgctagattgcgtaatacctatgtgttggttgtattaaattgctttggagggggtcctgcctcgccttatattgctgggggcagggttacaggtcggttgctTACAAGAATACCAGTCGGATTCGAccagtgagtcctactctaattgtaACGAGTAGTTTCtcaatcctcgactagttcttgtcctccacgtagactacaccgtcctgcaccgtagcctCCATGTCTGATACGTCTCGATGTTCAGCCCTGTATCTtgaactgtccaaaccttctggtgggcccatagatgtatgtacgaaaagccccccgagtacttttaagtcaaatgcagcaattttgagtacttttgtaggcttctccgactagttttggtgctctttgagtacgcCATCGGGTTTAGTCTTCAAACGTACAAGAGTACTGTCATGCAGCTAGAAtgtactcaagcctcatttaatttgatcttgaatcttcaatcttgaattttatatggaagtgcgacgaaagtcgcactccatatggagtagcccccgagacTTAGGTTGAATCAAGTTGAGgctcaatctgtaatttgcatctctGTTTCCTTAAAACCTAAaggaaaaactttttagccgatgaGCACACGGCACACAACCCttgagccgttacacgactagtttgggtataagggttaACCACTGGTCAACTTGACCATtcaccaacagtaaccttatctcttccgaaaataaTGGAAATTGTCAGCCAGGTGCGAAATCTTCGGAccttttaaaaatggaatattcccgtTAATCTTGCTACTGTTTTAACTGcgctgcggttataaataatggaggaaaacATCCCTTCCGCTTCACCTATGCCATCTACTCTTTCAActtccgcactgtagccctagcgccgccgctaccCGATCCTCGAGCTCGAGCGCCACCGTCCCCcaccacttagcccccgagcgcatgcgAAAGAAGACCATCATGGCAACACAGATGGGGAAGAAGGCGACTTCGAGCAAGGTGGCGGAAAGCGGGAAGCAGAAggcagagaagaagaaggagatccaactgcCGGCTCCCAAATATGGCAAGACTAACCAGACAGTGCCACCATTGCCCATGTGTGCTTGTAAGAAGTCTGTGCTGAAGGAGGAGGACATCAATGCATTGGTAGCGGCCAACCTCCTCCAGGATAAAGATGTCATCAATTGGATGAGTGCATTTGGCAACCCTTGGCCGCTAGAGACGTACATTGACGAGACGGTAATCTTCTCCCACCTCATTGAGCGTGGACTACCCTTGCTTGCATCTGATTTCTTCCACAGCCTCCTCAACTACTATAAGATAGAACTagtgcacctcaaccccaatagCATCTTGCAAACTGCTATATTTGTTCATCTGTGTGAAGTCTTCCTGGGGATCCAGCCGCATTTCCAATTGTTCCACAAGTTTTTTCGAGTCAAGCCCCAGCCCAAGCGAGAGCATACTAAGTAGTCGGAGGGACGGGCATCCAGATGAGGGAGAAGGTCAAGGGCCTGTATTTAGACTATGAGTTGATTGACTTGCCCTCGGGGtggaaggagaggtggtgctacattggcaaccacgaGCCCAAGCTCCCGAAGTGGACAAGCCACCGCCCAACTTGGAATAACAGGTGGTTGGATGAGCCTTCACACGAGGGCTGTTTGCAGCTACCCAAGCTCTTGGACAGAATCGCCAAGCTCAAACAACAAGGGCTAATTGGGGTGGCCTTCAGTTTCATAAAGAGGCGGATTCAATCCCTACAACTCTGGTGCACATGGTGCTACGACTACTCGGGCCCCGATGACCCATCCAGGATGTCACTAGAAGATCTTAGTGTGGATGAAGTCATGGCACGATTGAGGTGCCTTTTCAAGCATGCGAGCGAGATCCTGATGATTGTGCAGGAGTACTGCACCGACAACCCGTCAAGCaatgtaagtacccgtggccgtaGCCCCCAAGTATCAATTGTtgtaattttttatattttgacATGTCTTTCCATGCAGGAGGACATACACTTGTTctgctccgctcctcctccttccggaTTAGATGGCTCTAACGCCGCTCCTCGTGTACATACAGCTGCAAGTGTATAGAGtgaagtcgaggaggaggaagaagacgattTCGAGTCCTTCAGCAGCTCCAACTCTGAAGCTGCAGAGGAGTTCGTGCTCAAGGCCCGACCGTCAGATAAGGTTGGGTCTTCCTCCGGATCATCCAAGCGTGCGGTTGAGGATCATCTAGAGGCTAGACTGGCGCCACCACCAAAGAAAAAGTGCATTGTCGCTATGAAGCGTGCAGTGAAGAAGACTCTCACCGCCGAGGATGTGCCTCCACCGGTAATAACTTTCGAAGAAGGACTAGATCCTGAGGATTTGGTACTTGTAAGTGAGTCccttaccaccatgtctactcaaatTGGTATTGGTGGATTCAGGTAGTCGAGGAGGTGACTAAGGTGGAGAGAACGACTACCAAAGTCGTGCAGCAGTAGCTGCCAACAATTGAGGAGGTCATCAAGatcgaagatgatgaagaacttCCCATTGCTAGGGCCAACCCAGTCAGCGCACAGACTACccgagaggcggaggcggcaatCAAGGCTGGCGAGGATCGCACTGCGACCCAACGAGTCGCGCCAACAAAGCTTTCACCGACCATTAAGCTGATGCGCTTGTCTGGGGAGACTTCTTTGAAGGTGAAGAGATCCTCAAAGTAAGTACTGGTACCCCgtttgagtactaattgtagccTGATATTTGACTTGTAATATGTTTCCTGACAACTTGTCTTTTGTAGGAAATCTTCTAGCGTGGAGCTTGGAGGCCCGAGCCCAAAGTCTACGATCGATGGCAGTAGCCAGTCAGCCCAAGACCTCATCCCAGTGCCCACAACACTACCGCCGGAAGATCAACCTGCTCTGACAATGAATCCAGGTGCTGTATCCTTTGTCGCCACATTAATGCAAGATGTAATTTTTTCGCTAAGTGATGctttagtgccagcccccgagctgccaGTAGCCAAGGCCATAGCGGCGACAACCTCCAGTGTTgtggctactcttgtagcccccgagccggaGATAGGGACCGAAGCCACGGTGGTGAATACCTCTGGCGTCATGGCTACccttgtagcccccaagccagaGGTAGAGGCTGAAGCTGCCGGAGTGCTGGAAGTATTGGCCTCCATCCTACCTTTAGAGGTGGGCCCGTCAACTAGTCGTGCCCTGGTTCCGCTTGGCGCAATGAACATTGAAGAGCACGAGGAACCATGGGTAGTCGAAGGGATGAACCTTGAAGACATTTAACTGATCGCCGACTCGCTGCTCACCATAGAGAGGGAGGTCACGATGATGAAGATGTACCGTCGTGTAGGCGAATATGCAGCAGTAAGCTTCCTCCTACCTCATTCAGAACTTGAAATTAGTACTCGTATCGTGACGCGAGTACTTGCTCTATTTTGCAAGATATAATCAAGTGCTTCTGCCGGAAGTCTGAGATGCTCCAGGGCTATGGAGACACAATTATGCGAGCACAGGCACTTGCCCAAGAACTTGCCAAG
The genomic region above belongs to Setaria italica strain Yugu1 chromosome VI, Setaria_italica_v2.0, whole genome shotgun sequence and contains:
- the LOC101783685 gene encoding serine/threonine-protein kinase PEPKR2, which produces MEPVPRKRKGAPPACSAARSLQDLASRKRACRGSDPHQPPRAGATAGPPAVVMTAPAASGASASAGVLPGRGLKRKVGCIDSATRIGRRKRLESEYDLGEEIGHGKFGSVRVCRAKAGGEEEFACKALPKNAGETAHREVEIMQHLSGHPGIVTLRAVFEDADTFYLVMELCRGGRLLDEVAREGRLSERRAAYVIRELMTVLEYCHEMGVVHRDIKPDNVLLTKAGRLKLADFGLAVRVADGQKLTGVAGSPAYMAPEILLGDYSQKVDIWAAGVVLHVLLMGTLPFQGNCVEAIFKAIKTVELDFHSDQWGSVSLLARDLISKMLDRDASSRFAAADVLRHPWVLFYNECPLKAEFSTLWSTNKAAAAPMVDWERVRSCCESSSSESSSDNSEEQDECGIVDALTTAITQVRISEPKRSRQCSPATAVFPPSRDALRT